One genomic region from Gemmatimonadaceae bacterium encodes:
- a CDS encoding PQQ-dependent dehydrogenase, methanol/ethanol family, whose product MRVFVSFLCFVVASFAVSACSVGSEKKAAPDTTAAAPAAGTTVAGTRIASPHAGPAGEWHMPAGDYANSRYSTLASITPANAPNLRASWTFSTGVLRGHEGQPLVIDNTMYVITPYPNVAYAIDLAQPGQPLKWKFRPENSQQAIGRACCDVVNRGAAYADGKIFYNLLDGHTVAVNAASGRQVWRTRMGNLAKGETITMAPIVVKNRLIVGSSGGEMGVRGWIAALDVGTGREVWRAYNIGPDRDVKVGPKFKPFYAHDRGKDLGATTWPGDTWKTGGGTVWGWISYDPELNLIYHGTSNPGPWNSDQRKGDNKWTASILARDGDTGEMVWALQVTPHDLWDYDAVNENILVDLPIKGVTRKALVHFDRNGYAYTIDRATGEVILAAPYVPMNWSPGIDMQTARPKMVPEKMPSQGKKVTDICPSLEGGKNQQPAAFSPQTGLFYVPTNNLCMDFESHEVTYIAGTPFIGALAPEKGGPGGYRGEFMAWDATTGRKIWGIKEPYPVWGGALVTAGGVVFYGTLDGWFKAADARTGKVLWKFKVGTGVVGNPVTYTGPDGKQYVAIYAGLGGDMGVLIAGDVAANLPYDVRERGSTLPDLARWTSWGGMLFVFSL is encoded by the coding sequence ATGCGCGTCTTCGTGTCCTTCCTGTGCTTCGTGGTCGCTTCGTTTGCAGTGAGTGCCTGTAGCGTAGGGTCGGAGAAAAAGGCGGCGCCGGACACAACCGCCGCTGCGCCGGCGGCAGGCACCACAGTGGCCGGGACACGGATCGCTTCGCCGCATGCGGGGCCTGCCGGCGAATGGCACATGCCGGCCGGCGACTATGCCAATTCACGGTACAGCACGCTCGCCAGCATCACGCCCGCGAACGCGCCGAACCTCCGCGCATCGTGGACATTCTCCACTGGCGTGCTTCGCGGCCACGAAGGGCAACCGCTCGTAATCGACAACACGATGTACGTCATTACGCCGTATCCCAACGTCGCCTACGCCATCGACCTTGCGCAGCCTGGCCAGCCGCTCAAGTGGAAATTCCGCCCGGAAAACTCCCAGCAGGCAATTGGCCGGGCGTGCTGCGACGTCGTGAATCGCGGTGCCGCATACGCGGACGGCAAGATCTTCTACAATCTGCTCGACGGTCATACGGTCGCAGTGAATGCGGCAAGCGGCCGTCAGGTGTGGCGTACGCGAATGGGGAATCTCGCGAAGGGCGAGACGATCACAATGGCGCCGATCGTCGTGAAGAATCGCCTCATTGTCGGATCGAGCGGTGGAGAGATGGGCGTGCGCGGATGGATCGCCGCGCTCGACGTGGGAACAGGCAGGGAAGTGTGGCGCGCCTACAACATCGGCCCGGACCGCGACGTGAAAGTCGGGCCGAAGTTCAAGCCATTCTACGCGCACGATCGCGGCAAGGACCTTGGCGCTACAACATGGCCGGGCGATACGTGGAAGACAGGCGGCGGTACCGTGTGGGGTTGGATCTCCTACGATCCGGAGCTGAACCTGATCTACCACGGTACCAGCAACCCGGGCCCCTGGAACTCGGATCAGCGCAAGGGTGACAACAAATGGACGGCCTCGATCCTCGCGCGTGACGGCGACACCGGGGAGATGGTGTGGGCGCTCCAGGTAACGCCGCACGACTTGTGGGATTACGACGCAGTGAACGAGAACATTCTGGTCGATCTGCCCATCAAGGGTGTGACGCGGAAGGCGCTCGTGCACTTCGACCGCAACGGGTATGCGTACACCATCGACCGCGCGACCGGCGAGGTGATTCTCGCGGCGCCGTACGTGCCGATGAACTGGTCGCCGGGAATAGACATGCAGACGGCGCGGCCGAAGATGGTCCCCGAAAAAATGCCGTCTCAGGGAAAGAAGGTCACCGACATCTGTCCGAGTCTCGAGGGTGGGAAGAATCAGCAGCCCGCGGCGTTCTCGCCGCAGACGGGTCTCTTCTACGTGCCGACGAACAATCTCTGCATGGATTTCGAGTCGCATGAGGTGACGTACATTGCGGGCACGCCGTTCATCGGTGCGCTCGCTCCGGAGAAAGGAGGCCCCGGCGGATACCGTGGCGAGTTCATGGCGTGGGACGCGACGACCGGGAGAAAGATCTGGGGGATCAAGGAGCCATACCCCGTCTGGGGAGGAGCACTGGTGACGGCCGGTGGCGTGGTTTTCTACGGCACGCTCGATGGGTGGTTCAAGGCGGCCGACGCGCGCACGGGCAAGGTTCTGTGGAAGTTCAAGGTCGGGACGGGTGTTGTCGGAAACCCGGTTACTTACACTGGCCCTGACGGAAAACAGTACGTGGCCATTTATGCAGGGCTTGGCGGTGATATGGGAGTGCTCATTGCTGGTGACGTGGCAGCGAATCTGCCGTACGATGTGCGTGAGCGTGGGAGCACATTACCGGATCTCGCGCGGTGGACGAGCTGGGGCGGGATGCTGTTCGTGTTCTCTTTGTAG
- a CDS encoding VOC family protein, with protein MSNASGHFVWYDLMTTDPEGAKKFYGEVAGWGTQEWEGGGPYTMWTNDGVPFGGVNGLDDDMRKQNVPPHWLPSVGVESVDDTLAKATQLGATTVAPAADIPGAGRYAVLQDPQGATLGIYASEGDMQPADGPPKNGDFSWHELTTSDHVAAFDFYSKLFGWEKITEFDMGPMGMYLIYGQRGVQYGGMLTRTPDMPPPNWLCYIKVADAKKSADTIKRMGGTVMREPMEVPGGDWIVIARDPQGAVTAVHAPKTQ; from the coding sequence ATGTCGAACGCATCCGGTCACTTCGTCTGGTACGATCTAATGACAACCGATCCCGAGGGAGCGAAGAAGTTCTACGGTGAGGTTGCTGGCTGGGGTACTCAGGAGTGGGAGGGAGGCGGGCCTTACACGATGTGGACGAACGACGGCGTTCCGTTCGGCGGAGTGAATGGGTTGGACGACGACATGCGGAAGCAAAACGTTCCTCCCCATTGGCTCCCTTCAGTTGGCGTGGAGAGCGTCGACGATACCCTGGCCAAGGCAACGCAGCTGGGTGCAACGACAGTCGCTCCGGCGGCGGACATCCCCGGGGCCGGACGCTACGCGGTTCTCCAGGACCCCCAGGGCGCGACGCTGGGCATTTACGCTTCGGAGGGTGACATGCAGCCTGCCGACGGCCCGCCCAAAAATGGTGACTTCTCCTGGCACGAGCTCACGACGTCCGATCACGTTGCGGCGTTCGATTTCTACAGCAAGCTCTTTGGCTGGGAGAAAATCACCGAGTTCGACATGGGGCCGATGGGGATGTACCTGATATACGGCCAGCGCGGTGTTCAGTACGGCGGGATGTTGACACGCACTCCCGACATGCCGCCGCCGAACTGGCTGTGCTACATCAAAGTCGCCGATGCAAAGAAATCAGCGGATACGATCAAGCGAATGGGAGGAACGGTGATGAGGGAGCCGATGGAAGTGCCCGGCGGCGACTGGATCGTTATCGCGCGAGATCCGCAGGGTGCGGTGACCGCGGTGCACGCTCCAAAGACTCAGTAA
- a CDS encoding AMP-binding protein, with protein sequence MAEAGVATGHVDTFCADRLPPRDLWPVRDLTGIPELAYSERLNAAARLLDRMVESGNGDRPVFRFPDGTWTYRELMETANRIAQVLVDDLGVVPGNRVLLRAPNTPMLAACWFAVLKAGGVVVCTMPLLREREIRYLADKAEIKLALTDARIAAECEDGFRTRKDGSARGGARVVHFTNGVAEGTQPESLESLMRYKPATFENCDTAAEDIAIIAFTSGTTGEGKGTMHSHRDIMAITDCFPRYVLKPSADDLFCGSPPLAFTYALGGLLLFPMRFGACSLLLEQATPPNLVKAIAEYRPTVCFTAPTAYRAMSGMLAEHDVTSLRKCVSAGETLPLSVYEAWLEATGLKIIDGIGATEMLHIFISASGDDIRPGSTGKVVPGYQAKVIDDDGNDAPAGSVGRLAVRGPTGCRYLDSIEQQRKYVENGWNLTGDSYKLDSDGYFWYQARTDDMIISGGYNIAGPEVENVLLEHSAVLECAVIGEPDEERGHVVKAVIVLKPETSPDDSLKKELQDFVKARIAPYKYPRRVEFASALPRTATGKLQRYRLREEGGSK encoded by the coding sequence GTGGCTGAGGCGGGTGTTGCGACGGGGCACGTCGATACGTTCTGTGCCGACCGTCTGCCACCCAGGGACCTTTGGCCGGTGCGCGATTTGACCGGAATACCAGAGCTCGCGTACTCCGAGCGCCTGAATGCTGCTGCCAGGCTTCTCGATCGGATGGTCGAATCCGGAAACGGTGACCGACCGGTGTTCCGGTTTCCCGACGGCACATGGACGTACCGCGAGCTGATGGAAACCGCGAACAGGATCGCGCAAGTGCTGGTGGATGACCTCGGAGTCGTTCCGGGGAATCGCGTTCTGCTCCGCGCTCCGAACACCCCGATGCTCGCCGCGTGCTGGTTTGCCGTTCTAAAGGCGGGCGGGGTGGTCGTGTGCACGATGCCGTTGCTGCGCGAGCGCGAGATTCGCTATCTCGCCGACAAAGCGGAAATCAAGCTAGCGCTCACGGACGCCCGCATTGCGGCCGAGTGTGAGGATGGATTCAGGACGCGTAAGGATGGGTCGGCTCGCGGAGGCGCGCGCGTCGTCCATTTCACCAACGGAGTGGCTGAGGGTACGCAGCCCGAGAGTCTCGAATCACTGATGCGTTACAAGCCCGCGACTTTCGAGAATTGCGATACGGCAGCAGAGGACATCGCGATCATCGCGTTCACTTCGGGGACGACGGGTGAAGGGAAGGGAACGATGCATTCCCACCGCGACATCATGGCGATCACGGACTGCTTTCCGCGTTACGTGTTGAAGCCTTCTGCCGATGATCTCTTCTGTGGCTCGCCGCCGCTGGCGTTCACCTATGCGTTGGGAGGGTTGCTGCTCTTCCCGATGCGCTTTGGCGCATGTTCGCTGCTTCTTGAGCAGGCAACACCGCCGAATCTCGTCAAGGCGATTGCCGAGTATCGGCCGACGGTTTGTTTCACAGCACCTACGGCGTACCGGGCGATGAGCGGAATGCTCGCGGAGCACGACGTAACGAGTCTCAGAAAATGCGTTTCGGCGGGTGAGACGCTGCCTCTGAGCGTTTATGAGGCGTGGCTCGAGGCGACGGGGTTGAAGATCATCGACGGGATCGGCGCGACGGAGATGCTTCACATCTTCATCAGTGCGTCGGGCGATGACATAAGACCGGGTTCGACGGGCAAGGTAGTTCCCGGATATCAGGCGAAGGTAATTGACGATGACGGCAATGATGCGCCTGCCGGCTCGGTGGGGCGGCTTGCCGTGCGGGGGCCAACCGGTTGCCGGTACCTCGACAGCATCGAGCAGCAGCGGAAATACGTCGAGAACGGCTGGAATCTCACGGGCGATTCATACAAGCTCGACTCCGATGGATATTTCTGGTATCAGGCGCGCACTGACGACATGATCATCTCGGGTGGATACAACATCGCGGGTCCGGAAGTGGAGAACGTATTGCTGGAGCATTCGGCTGTTCTCGAGTGCGCAGTAATCGGAGAGCCGGATGAGGAGCGCGGTCACGTGGTGAAGGCGGTGATCGTTCTCAAGCCTGAGACGTCGCCGGACGATTCCTTGAAGAAGGAGCTCCAGGATTTCGTCAAGGCGAGGATCGCGCCCTACAAGTATCCGAGGCGGGTGGAGTTTGCTTCGGCCTTACCGCGGACTGCGACCGGAAAGCTCCAGCGCTATCGGTTGAGAGAGGAAGGAGGAAGCAAGTGA
- a CDS encoding M20/M25/M40 family metallo-hydrolase, with protein sequence MPIALTLTRTRSLLLALPLLLPAASAAQAIPRAPDAAAIRSAARSYRAANESAILHEFSDFLAIPNLASDAVNIRRNANYLVAMLERRGVRARLLEVAGSPPAVLGELTTPAAKRTLVLYAHYDGQPVDPSQWATPPWTPTLRSKSLAEGGFVIPMPGDGRPRVSGEARIYARSAGDDKASIQAMLSALDAMRAARLSPSVNLKFFFDGEEEAGSPHLRQMLERHRDALKGDAWLFCDGPNHQSGKQQVQLGVRGITGLEVTVYGPTRALHSGHYGNWAPNPGAMIASLIASMRDDNGRIRIAGFYDDVKSITPSERRAITAVPPVDATLRRSLGLAATEARNAPLAERIMLPAINVRGMRVGAVGDQAANVISTEAQASFDFRLVPNQTPERVRQLVNAHIIRQGYFVTSDSVTTAMRLSHPKIARVRWGSGGYPATRASTDQPFVRAVVRAVGDGAGTPPLLLPTMGGSLPLYVFEQVLRVPVIVLPIANFDNNQHAANENLRIQNLWDGIEVYAGLMGRIGEYWR encoded by the coding sequence GTGCCGATAGCGCTGACGCTCACCCGGACCCGGTCCCTTCTGCTGGCGCTGCCGCTGCTGCTGCCGGCCGCTTCCGCCGCGCAGGCAATTCCGCGAGCCCCGGACGCAGCCGCGATTCGCTCGGCGGCGCGCAGTTATCGAGCCGCGAACGAATCAGCCATCCTGCACGAGTTCAGCGATTTCCTCGCAATTCCAAATCTCGCCAGCGACGCAGTCAACATCCGCCGCAATGCCAACTACCTGGTCGCAATGCTCGAGCGCCGCGGAGTGCGCGCCAGGCTGCTCGAGGTCGCGGGGTCACCACCCGCGGTACTAGGCGAGCTTACCACTCCTGCCGCCAAACGAACGCTGGTGCTTTACGCGCATTACGACGGGCAGCCTGTAGATCCGTCGCAATGGGCGACTCCACCCTGGACGCCCACGCTCCGCAGCAAGTCGCTCGCCGAGGGTGGCTTTGTAATTCCAATGCCCGGGGATGGACGTCCGAGGGTGAGCGGTGAAGCCCGCATCTACGCGCGATCGGCGGGAGACGACAAAGCGAGCATCCAGGCTATGCTCTCGGCGCTCGACGCAATGCGCGCGGCGCGACTCAGCCCTTCTGTCAACCTCAAATTCTTCTTCGACGGAGAAGAGGAAGCGGGGTCACCTCACCTGCGGCAGATGCTCGAGCGTCACCGTGATGCTCTCAAGGGCGACGCATGGCTCTTCTGCGATGGGCCAAATCACCAGAGTGGCAAGCAGCAGGTGCAGCTCGGAGTTCGTGGAATCACCGGACTCGAAGTGACCGTGTACGGACCAACGCGAGCACTTCACAGCGGACATTATGGCAACTGGGCGCCCAACCCCGGCGCGATGATCGCCAGCCTCATCGCGAGCATGCGCGACGACAATGGCCGCATCAGGATCGCCGGTTTTTACGACGACGTGAAGTCGATCACCCCGAGTGAGCGCAGAGCGATCACGGCCGTTCCGCCTGTCGATGCAACGCTGCGTCGGTCGCTTGGCCTGGCCGCAACCGAAGCGAGAAACGCTCCACTTGCTGAACGAATCATGCTGCCTGCGATCAACGTGCGTGGGATGCGAGTCGGCGCGGTGGGTGACCAGGCCGCAAACGTCATCTCCACCGAGGCGCAGGCGTCGTTCGATTTCCGCCTCGTGCCCAATCAAACGCCCGAGCGCGTCCGGCAGCTCGTGAACGCGCACATCATCCGTCAGGGATACTTCGTCACGTCCGACAGCGTGACAACGGCGATGCGGCTCTCTCATCCGAAAATCGCGCGAGTTCGCTGGGGTAGCGGCGGATATCCGGCGACCCGGGCATCGACGGACCAGCCATTCGTGCGGGCCGTAGTGCGCGCCGTCGGCGACGGTGCGGGCACTCCACCACTGCTGCTTCCTACAATGGGCGGCAGCCTGCCGCTCTATGTGTTCGAGCAGGTGTTACGAGTACCGGTGATAGTTCTTCCGATCGCCAATTTCGACAACAATCAGCACGCGGCGAACGAGAATCTGAGAATTCAGAATCTGTGGGACGGCATCGAAGTTTACGCCGGTCTCATGGGGCGAATCGGCGAGTACTGGAGATGA
- a CDS encoding c-type cytochrome, translating into MQLRSRAELSLLIFAVSVTGACGDESSAAQAPQAPASQKKAEAPAAPSGRAAERDSLRLIAHDEMLPVGFPAGGSLMVLTNPYEGDKRAIGIGAQLYVAYNCIDCHGADGSGAMGPSLADGRWHFGGSAGAVFESIYQGRPDGMPQYGARISNDQIWMLTAYLRALPKKDLSTENFTGSTVERTGH; encoded by the coding sequence ATGCAGTTACGATCGCGCGCTGAGCTGTCACTCTTGATCTTCGCGGTTTCCGTGACCGGCGCGTGCGGCGATGAATCGAGCGCGGCACAGGCACCGCAGGCTCCAGCGTCGCAGAAAAAAGCCGAGGCGCCGGCGGCGCCAAGCGGCCGCGCGGCGGAGAGGGACAGTCTCCGTCTGATAGCGCACGACGAGATGCTGCCGGTTGGATTCCCTGCGGGTGGAAGTCTGATGGTGCTTACGAACCCTTACGAGGGCGACAAGCGGGCGATCGGCATCGGGGCACAACTCTATGTCGCCTACAACTGCATCGACTGTCACGGTGCCGACGGATCCGGTGCGATGGGCCCAAGCCTGGCGGACGGCCGCTGGCATTTCGGCGGATCGGCGGGAGCGGTTTTCGAGTCCATCTATCAGGGCCGGCCCGATGGAATGCCGCAATATGGAGCGCGGATCTCGAACGATCAGATCTGGATGCTCACTGCCTACCTGCGGGCGCTCCCGAAAAAAGATCTGAGCACCGAGAATTTCACGGGCAGTACAGTCGAGCGTACCGGCCATTGA
- the solA gene encoding N-methyl-L-tryptophan oxidase, protein MRTYDAIIAGLGAMGSATLYHLSKRGQRVLGLEQFAPGHHLGSSHGDSRVIREQYFEHPLYVPLVQRAYELWRALEESHGRALMTINGGLMIGQPDGMVVSGTIRSATEYDLPHEIFTSDELHARYPAFRLADGLVAVLDPRGGYLDPEACNSAHIELARRAGAEVHFEEQVVQWAPDGDGVQVTTAKGSYRAGRLLLSGGAWTQELLRGESVTLPLAVERQVAFWLQPEQNPQSFDRSRFPIYAYEFTPGLICYGFPSLPRGVKSSIMHGGEIVSSPDAVRRTVDDDEIEPVRNALRAILPELAEAAVTESSVCLFTNTPDHDFVVDFHPRYPQVLISSPCSGHGFKFASALGEVQADLLTGGTSRFDVSPFRIERFQRA, encoded by the coding sequence ATGCGAACATACGACGCGATAATCGCCGGGCTCGGCGCGATGGGCAGCGCAACGCTGTACCATCTCTCGAAGCGCGGACAGCGAGTCCTCGGGCTCGAGCAGTTCGCGCCGGGACACCACCTCGGGTCATCGCACGGCGACAGTCGTGTAATTCGCGAACAGTACTTCGAGCATCCGCTGTACGTCCCTCTCGTGCAGCGCGCCTATGAGCTGTGGCGGGCACTCGAGGAAAGCCATGGTCGCGCGCTGATGACCATCAACGGCGGGCTCATGATCGGCCAGCCCGATGGAATGGTTGTGTCGGGCACGATCCGAAGCGCCACCGAGTACGACCTGCCGCACGAGATCTTCACCAGCGACGAGCTTCACGCGCGATATCCTGCATTTCGTCTGGCCGACGGACTCGTAGCAGTGCTCGATCCACGCGGGGGATACCTGGATCCGGAGGCATGCAACTCTGCTCACATCGAGCTTGCCCGTCGAGCCGGCGCGGAGGTGCACTTCGAGGAGCAGGTGGTGCAGTGGGCCCCCGATGGCGACGGTGTGCAGGTGACGACCGCCAAGGGCAGCTACCGCGCGGGTCGCCTGCTTCTCTCGGGTGGCGCCTGGACTCAGGAGCTGCTGCGTGGAGAGAGCGTCACGTTGCCGCTGGCCGTCGAGCGACAGGTGGCATTCTGGCTTCAGCCGGAGCAGAACCCGCAGTCTTTCGACAGGTCTCGCTTTCCGATTTACGCGTACGAGTTCACTCCCGGGCTCATCTGTTATGGATTTCCCAGCCTGCCGCGCGGCGTGAAGTCGTCGATAATGCACGGCGGCGAGATCGTGTCGTCACCGGACGCAGTACGGCGGACGGTGGACGATGATGAAATCGAGCCAGTTCGCAACGCGCTGCGAGCGATTCTTCCGGAGCTTGCGGAGGCCGCTGTAACCGAAAGCTCGGTTTGCCTCTTCACGAATACCCCCGACCACGACTTCGTCGTCGACTTTCACCCGCGATACCCGCAGGTGCTCATCTCCAGCCCGTGCTCGGGCCATGGATTCAAGTTTGCCAGCGCGTTGGGAGAGGTGCAGGCCGACCTTCTGACCGGCGGGACGTCGCGATTCGACGTTTCACCGTTTCGGATCGAGAGGTTTCAGCGGGCCTAG
- a CDS encoding antibiotic biosynthesis monooxygenase yields the protein MASTNTTNVRTALMVRLDAKPGKEEAVASFLKDGLSIVQEEPATITWYALKLGPSTYGIFDTFPDDAGRDAHLAGRVAAALMANASELLLTPPMIDKVEILAAKLPG from the coding sequence ATGGCGTCCACGAATACGACAAACGTCCGCACTGCATTGATGGTGCGGCTCGATGCGAAGCCGGGTAAAGAAGAGGCCGTTGCGAGTTTTCTCAAGGACGGCTTGTCGATCGTGCAGGAGGAGCCCGCAACGATTACGTGGTACGCTCTCAAGCTTGGCCCGTCGACGTACGGGATCTTCGACACGTTTCCTGATGACGCTGGCCGTGATGCACATCTCGCTGGAAGAGTCGCCGCTGCGTTGATGGCAAACGCGTCGGAGCTGCTGCTGACTCCGCCGATGATCGACAAGGTGGAGATACTCGCCGCCAAGCTACCCGGCTGA
- a CDS encoding RidA family protein, with product MSLTPGSDAKLLLPEGWAHPSGYSHGLSVSGRIIVIAGQIGWNPATAEFESDDFTAQVRQALSNVVAVLGEAGAPPNRLVRLTWFITDRAAYLASRREIGAVYRELIGKHYPPMSIVVVSALIEERAKVEIEATAVIPE from the coding sequence GTGAGCCTCACGCCGGGAAGTGATGCGAAGCTTCTGTTGCCGGAGGGGTGGGCGCATCCAAGTGGGTACAGTCACGGCCTGTCGGTTTCGGGTCGCATCATTGTCATCGCGGGCCAGATCGGGTGGAATCCGGCGACAGCTGAGTTCGAGAGCGATGATTTCACAGCGCAGGTGCGTCAGGCGTTGAGCAACGTCGTCGCGGTTCTCGGCGAGGCGGGAGCGCCACCGAATCGTCTCGTTCGGCTGACGTGGTTCATCACTGATCGGGCTGCTTACCTCGCGTCGCGTCGGGAAATCGGCGCCGTTTATCGGGAGCTGATTGGGAAGCATTACCCGCCCATGTCGATCGTTGTCGTTAGTGCGTTGATCGAGGAACGGGCTAAGGTCGAGATTGAAGCCACTGCCGTAATTCCTGAATAG
- a CDS encoding S41 family peptidase, translating into MTVGRWLALAALWGMSGCTSTPARTATTSAEVDERIPSSVALATFDTLWTVVKETYVDTVFVNGPWNTVRDSLRQQAMAVTTRSGLDRLLTATLAQIPESHFYIIPSSVAEEVRADTDEESAGGTVGLSLRIASGKALVWRVEPGSPAAMAGITTGQVVEQVRDRVVSTSLGKVLSLPDASRQRAFSELSFKLNRQLTPAVGDTVRIRLIETGNTRAVERQLVAVPMRGTVSKFGNLPPIAGVVRSSRHPVPGLRGGCVGTIAFNIWLPALAPELQRAVDSVASCAGIVIDLRGNPGGVGAMVMGFGGYFVESPVSLGTMRMRQLSLNYAINPRVVRVSGKQTGPFKGPVAILVDAMSASTSEIFATGMQRLGRAKVFGQRSAGAALPALMHGLPSGDTFVHAVADFTDPAGGRIEGSGVVPDQLIPLTQQDLSQNIDAPLEAAIKWIAAAALE; encoded by the coding sequence ATGACTGTCGGTCGCTGGCTTGCACTGGCCGCTCTGTGGGGCATGAGCGGATGCACGTCGACTCCTGCACGGACGGCGACGACATCGGCCGAGGTTGATGAGAGGATCCCTTCCAGTGTTGCGCTGGCGACTTTCGACACGCTCTGGACGGTCGTCAAGGAGACGTACGTCGATACTGTATTCGTGAACGGGCCATGGAATACAGTTCGTGATTCGCTTCGTCAGCAGGCGATGGCCGTGACGACGCGCAGCGGACTGGACCGCCTTCTCACCGCGACGCTCGCACAAATTCCGGAATCCCACTTCTACATAATCCCGTCGAGCGTCGCCGAAGAGGTTCGCGCGGATACCGACGAGGAAAGCGCCGGCGGAACAGTCGGGTTGTCACTGAGGATTGCGAGCGGCAAGGCTCTGGTGTGGCGAGTCGAGCCGGGAAGTCCGGCTGCGATGGCGGGAATCACGACTGGCCAGGTTGTCGAGCAGGTAAGAGACCGTGTCGTCAGCACGTCCCTCGGGAAAGTCCTGTCGCTGCCCGATGCTTCACGCCAGCGCGCGTTCTCCGAACTCAGCTTCAAGCTGAACCGTCAGCTCACTCCTGCAGTTGGCGATACTGTGCGAATCCGTCTCATCGAAACGGGGAACACTCGGGCCGTCGAGCGACAGCTCGTTGCCGTTCCAATGCGTGGTACTGTCTCGAAGTTCGGCAACCTCCCGCCTATTGCAGGAGTTGTTCGCTCTTCCCGACACCCAGTGCCTGGGTTGCGTGGCGGCTGCGTCGGGACGATCGCCTTCAACATCTGGCTCCCCGCACTGGCGCCGGAGCTCCAGCGCGCGGTGGACAGCGTCGCCAGCTGTGCCGGGATCGTGATTGACCTTCGTGGGAATCCCGGTGGCGTCGGAGCGATGGTAATGGGATTCGGCGGCTACTTCGTCGAATCACCTGTGTCGCTCGGAACGATGCGGATGAGGCAGTTATCGCTCAATTACGCAATAAATCCGCGGGTAGTGCGCGTGAGTGGAAAGCAGACGGGACCGTTCAAGGGCCCGGTGGCGATACTCGTCGACGCCATGAGTGCGAGCACGTCGGAGATATTCGCGACCGGCATGCAGCGCCTGGGCAGGGCGAAGGTGTTTGGCCAGCGCAGCGCGGGAGCTGCTCTGCCTGCACTGATGCACGGTCTGCCCTCGGGTGATACTTTCGTCCACGCAGTTGCCGATTTCACGGATCCAGCTGGGGGACGAATAGAAGGGTCTGGTGTAGTACCCGACCAATTGATCCCGTTGACACAGCAGGATCTCTCGCAGAACATCGATGCGCCCCTCGAGGCGGCTATCAAATGGATTGCCGCAGCCGCGCTGGAATAG
- a CDS encoding DinB family protein, producing MKRALMLLALLSAAPVAAQTTPPGGAAATAVGASTTAVGALKAEWQTISGHISRAAEQIQEADYAFRPVAGVRSFGELIGHLAGAQYLICAAALGEPSKSEDEFEKQKLGKAALVAAFKSSNEYCARAYDQADAGMFAMTKLFGGERTRFSALTLNTTHDGEHYGNIVTYMRIKGMVPPSSQPQPQ from the coding sequence ATGAAGAGAGCCTTAATGCTGTTGGCGCTGCTTAGTGCTGCGCCGGTTGCCGCCCAGACGACACCCCCCGGCGGAGCGGCTGCAACAGCGGTTGGCGCGTCTACAACAGCCGTCGGAGCGTTGAAGGCAGAATGGCAGACGATCAGTGGCCACATCAGCAGAGCCGCGGAGCAGATCCAGGAAGCCGATTATGCGTTCCGCCCTGTCGCTGGGGTGCGCTCGTTCGGAGAGCTCATCGGACATCTCGCCGGCGCCCAGTATCTGATCTGTGCGGCCGCGTTGGGCGAGCCGTCGAAGAGCGAAGACGAATTTGAAAAGCAGAAGCTCGGCAAGGCAGCGCTGGTCGCGGCGTTCAAGTCATCGAACGAATACTGTGCACGCGCCTATGACCAGGCTGACGCGGGCATGTTCGCGATGACGAAGTTGTTCGGTGGCGAGCGAACACGGTTCTCCGCCCTGACCCTCAACACGACGCATGACGGCGAGCATTACGGCAACATCGTGACTTACATGCGAATCAAGGGAATGGTGCCGCCGTCGAGTCAGCCGCAGCCTCAGTAA